The sequence below is a genomic window from Clostridium sp. BJN0001.
TGCAGGTAAGGAAGCTTCACAGTATAGTAATAAAAGTTTTATTGGTTTGGAAAATGGAGATATTGAAAAATACATTTGGCTTGATTCTTTAAAGAATGAAAAATATGATTATATAATTTTTGCCGATGTTTTAGAACATTTAAGAAATCCTCAAAAAGTTTTATTTAAATGTAAAAAAGTATTAAATGATAATGGAGCTATTTTAATGTCTGTACCTAATATAGCACATAATTCTGTAATTATAGATTTACTTAACAATGAATTTAAATATAATAAATTAGGTTTATTAGATAATACTCATATAAGATTTTTTACTATTAAATCATTACTGAGAATGATTGATGAAGCTGGATATATAGCTACAATTCAAAAAGCATTATATTCAGGTGTTGGAACTAATGAGATTGTAAATACCTATAATGATGTTGATCGCCAAATATCAAAAGAATTAAAGAAAAGAAAATATGGAGAGTTATATCAGTTTGTATTTGAAATTAGAAAAAAAGAAATAATACAGAAAGAAAATATAAATATTGATATTAACTTAGAAAATAGATATTCATATAAAACAATGTGTTATATTATGGAAGACAATGATGAACAGTATTCAGATGATAAATCTAAAACCATATTAATAAATCCTAAAAACAGTAATGAGTTATGTTTCAATTTATCTGATTATAAAAAAATAAAACAATTAAGATTTGATCCTCTTACATGTAATTGTATTATAAAAATTAATAAAATATATGGATTCAAAGATGACGAAGAGATAGATGTGAAGATTACAACTGGTAATGGATTAAAAATTTATGATAATATATATATTTTTAATACAGAGGATCCACAAATTAATTTGAAAATAGTAAAGAATATTGATAAGTTGGTTATAGATTGTAATTTTATCGATTTTGATTGTGATATAATTGGTGATTATTACAAATTATTTTGTATAATAGGCGAAGATTATGATAGTCAAATTCATAAACTAGTTGAGAATTATGATACTAAAATTAAATTAGAAGAAGAAAAAATAAGTAAAGCTATTGAAGAAAAAAATAAGAACGTAAATTTGGTAGAAGAACAGAATAAAAAAATTGAAATGTTAAATAACATATTAGATAAAAAAACTCGATATATTAAGGATATTGAGGAAAGTAGAGGATGGAAACTTTTATGTAAGTTCAAATCTATTTTTAATAAATAGAAATATATTGGAGGTTAAGGAGATGTATGTGTCAAAAGTTAGTGTGATTATGCCATGTTATAATGATGGAAAATATATTTTGGAAAGTATTGCTTCTGTAAAGAATCAAACATATAAGAATATTGAATTAATAATTGTTAATGATGGTAGTACAGATGAATATACAAATAATTTATTAAAGAGTGATGAATTAAAAAATATAAAAATAATTAATAGCAAAAATTTAGGACCAGCTCATGCTAGAAATTTAGCTATAAAAGAATCTGAAGGCAAATATATTTTGCCATTAGATTCTGATGATTTGATTGATAAAACATATATAGAAAAGGCTGTAAAAATACTTGATGAAAATAATAATGTTGGAGTAGTATATTGCAGAGCAGATTTATTTGGAGAAAAACAAGGTAGATGGGATTTACCCGACTATTCTTTAAAAAAAATGTTATTAGATAATATTGTATTTGTTACATCTGTATTCAGAAAAGAAGATTGGGTTACAGTAAATGGATTTGATACTAAAATGAAGCATGGAATGGAAGATTATGATTTTTGGCTTTCAATATTAGAAATAGGCAGAGAAATATATCAAATACATGAAATATTATTTCATTATAGAATAAAAAAATCTTCTAGAACAACTGAATTTCAGAAAAATGTAAATACAGTTGTTGATACATATATGCAAATATATGATAATCATCCTATTTTATATAAAAAATATTATGATATTTATGCTAAAATTTTGAGGAAAGAGCTAATTAATCAAATATTTGCTAATAGATTATTAAAAGAAAGCACATGTGTTATCGAAAAAATGAGCAAAATAAGAATATTAAAGAAAATATATAAAAAAATAATAAAAAGAAGTTAGGAGAAAGTTATGGTTATTTGTACTTCAATTTGTGCTAATTATTTACCTAAAGCATTAGTACTAGCAAAATCAGTAAAAAAATATATAAAAGATGCAACTTTTGTAGTTTCATTAGTGGAAAGAGAAATTCCAAAGTATGCAAAAGAACATAAAGAGTTTGATTATGTAGTTCTAGGAAAAGATTTGGGATATGGAAATTTTGATAGGTTTATATTTAAGCATAGTATTGTTGAAGCTTCAACAGCAGTAAAAGGACAATTATTTAGATTTTTATATGAAAAATTTCCTGATGAAAATCAATTTATATATTTGGACCCAGATGTTAGAGTATATGATGACTTTACTGAATTAAAAGAATTATTAAATGTTAGACCTATAATTGTATGTCCACATTTATTAGAGCCTGGGAATGTAGATATGGAACTAAGTAGTACAGCACATGGTGTATATAATCTTGGCTTTTTAGCAGTAAATAGAAGTGAAGAAGCACAGAAGTTTATTAATTGGTGGGCAGAAAGATTACATTTGTTTTGTTATGATGATATTCAAAAAGGAATTTTTACTGATCAAAAATGGATTGACTTGGCACCATGTTTTTTTGATGTTGAAATCTTTAAACATAAAGGATATGATTTTGCAACATGGTCTCTTATGAATAGCGATGTTAATGTTAAAAATAATAAGATATATATAGGAAATGATCCATTACGATTTATTCATTTTTCAGGATATGATTCAGGAACAATAGATTGGGCTATAGATAAATGGTTACCTAATAAAGAAAAAAATCCTTTTGTTAATTTATATAAAGAATATTCAACAGAACTTTCCGATGCAGGACAAGCTCAAATAGGAAAATCATTATGGACTTATCAGAACTATAATTCAGGTGAAAAAATAAGTAATAAGATTAGAGAAGAATACAGAAAAGACTATGATTTACAATATAGTATAGAGAGTCCTTTTGAGTATAGTAATGAATGGTTTCAAAGCAAACTAAATATAAACACTAATTCAGGTGGTATAATCGCAAAGTCTATTAAGGTATGCAAAGAAGAGGGAATTATTGCTTTTATTAAAAAAGCTTTGAAAAAGTTATTAAAATAATTTATGGAGGGGGCTAATATATGAATATACGAAAATATACACTAAATTTTTATAGATATATATATAATAATAGAATTTCATTTTTAATTCCAACACTTTTGATTTTTCTTATTTATGGAAATGAAATTTACAAAATTGATATGAGAATAGATACAGAGAATATGATAAATCAGCCCAATAAATCGAGTGCGTTTTGTTCGCTTGGACGTCAAGGAATAGCACTTACTAAATTATTATTTGATCAATTAAATTTTAATCCTTATTTTTCAATGAGTATTGGATTGTTAGTATTAAGTTTCTCTATGATAACATTGTCATATTTATTAGATAAAATTGGAAATATTAAACCGTTGCATTCTATAATTATGTTTTTGATTTTTATTATTCATCCAATATGGGCTGAGCAGTTTTATTTTAGAAATCAATTTTTAGAGATTAATGTTGGACTGTTATTAACAATATTAGCTGTAGGTATATCATATTATTCAATTATTAAGCACAATAATTTATTTAAGTTTTTATCAATTATAATAATGATTTGGTCATTTTCGACATATCAAACTTTTGTAATATTATATATAGCACTGTGCATAATTTGTTTTATGCTGTATTATAGAAATAATATTAAATTAAATATTAATAAATGTAATATTAAATTGATATTTGAATTAATAGTATTATTTATGGTTGCATTTTTAATTAATACTATTATAACAAAGATGTTTTTTGTTAAGGATATTCCTTATTTGAATTCTCAAATTCAATGGAATCAAGAGAATTTTTTAATATGTATCAAGAACATTCTAAAAAATATTAAAAATATTATTTTGGGTAAAGGGATTTTTTATTCTATAACATATACTATTTCATTAATAATAATGTTAATATTTTCTTTTAATTATATTATTATAAATAGAAAGAAGAAAGATATTATTTTGTATTTGGTATCAACTATTTTACTAGAAATTTGTCCTTTCTTATTAACAATTTATACTGCTAATCAGCCAGTATATAGATCACAATTTGTTTTACCTTTTGTTATATCCTGTAATATTATTATAATATTATTATTTGTTTATAAGAAAAGGTATAGTCCTATTTTAATTTATTTTTTTATAGCAGTAACATTTATATTACAGATGCAAACTGTATTAAGATTAGAATATACAGATCAAGTTAGATATGAACAAGATGCAGTATTAGCAAATCAAATAGTTGATAGAATTAGTTTGGAAACCAATTCTAATATAAATAAGCCTGTAGCTTTTGTTGGAGCAATGAATGCAAAACTTAATGCATCATGTGTTGAAGGAGAAACTATTGGTAAATCTATATTTAATTGGAATGCAGAAGAATTACCACATTATCAATGTAGTTCTGTTAGAATATGTAGTTCAATAAATAATTTGGGAATAAACATTAGAAATGTATCAGTAAATCAAATGCAAGAAGCAAGAACAGAAGCGCAGAATATGACTTCATGGCCATCTAAAGGATGTATACGTGATAATGGAGATTTTATAATAATAAAATTGTCTGAAGATAAATGGTATTTTAGTGATATGGCTACAGCATATTCTACAAAATATAATAATAAAATTATTAAATTTGAAGATAAACAAACATATTCTATTGATAGTTTTAGTTTAGAGAATAATGAAGTTAAAATAGGGGGATGGTTTATAGATAAAGAAGTAGATTCTGATGACATAAAAATTAACATATATTTATTAAATGATGAAAATAGTAATATATTTGAAATTAATACAGGAAGACAAACAAGAACAGATGTCACTTCATATTTTAAAGATGGAACTAACTATGATAATAGCGGATTTATTACTAAAGGGGATTTATCTAATTTGGGTTCTGATATTTCAAAGTATAGAATTATTATTGGTTATACACATAATGATCAAGAAAAATTTGTGGACACAAAACATTATTTGAATAATTAATTGGGGGAATATATATGGACATACTTTCGCTTATAATTCCATGCTTTAACGAACAGGAATCTTTGCCTATATTATATGATGCATTATGTGATGTTACAAAGAAAATGAAAGAAGAGGAATTTGAATTTATTTTTATAGATGATGGTTCGAAAGATGAGACTGAAAAAGTTATTCAAGATTTTTATAAAAAAGATTCGAGAGTGAGATTTATTTCATTTTCAAGAAATTTTGGAAAAGAAGCTGCTATGTATGCTGGATTTAATGCAGCTAAAGGTGATTATGTGGCTGTTATGGATGCTGATATGCAGGATCCTCCAAGCCTACTTCCAGAGATGTACAAGTATGTATCAAGTGGAGAATATGACAGCGTAGCTACAAGAAGAGTAACAAGAGAAGGTGAACCTAAGATAAGAAGCTTTTTTGCAAGAATGTTTTATAAACTTATAAATAAAATATCTGATGCAGATATAGTTGATGGAGCAAGAGATTTTAGGCTTATGACAAGGCAGATGGTAAATTCTATTTTATCTATGAAAGAATATAATAGATTTTCTAAAGGTATATATGGTTGGGTAGGATTTAAAACAAAATGGATTGCTTTTAAAAATGTTGAAAGAGTGGCAGGAGAAACAAAATGGTCATTTTGGAAGCTGTTTTTGTACTCTCTTGAAGGAATAATAGGATTTTCAACAAAGCCACTTGCAATAGCATCAATACTTGGAATATTTTTGTGCTTTGCTGCTTTTATATTTATGATATATATAATTATAATTAATATAATTTATAGTAATCCAGTTAGTGGATGGGCATCTCTTTCATGTATGATACTTTTTGCAAGTGGAATTCAACTTTTTTGTATGGGAATAATTGGACAATATTTATCAAAGACATATTTGGAAGCTAAAAAACGTCCTATTTACATAGTAAAAGAAACAGAGATTACTTATAAAAATAAGATAAATAAAAATTTTGATAATTTAGTTGACCAGATTGAAAATATGTCAAATTAGAAAATATAAATTTTTATAATGGGTATAGTTAAGGAGAAAAAAAATGAAAAAAGAAGCATATGCAGAATTAATAAGAACCCAAAAAACACATTGGTGGTTTTGTGGAAAAAGAGCAATAGTACAGTATTTTTTTAAAAAATATAATACATTAAAAAATCCACGAATTTTAGATTTAGGTTGTGGAACAGGTGCATTATTAGAGATGTTAGAAAAAGATGGACAAGTATCAGGATTAGAATATGAAAAGAGTGCTGTTGAATATTGTAATAAAAATTTTGGCGATAAGGTTAAACAAGGAAGTCTTCCAGATGATATACCTTTCCATGAAAATGGATTTGATGTATTAGTTTCTTGCGATGTTTTAGAACATGTTGAAGATGATAAAAAATCAATAAAAAAAATTTATAATTTGCTTTCTGATGAAGGAATTGCAATAATAACAGTTCCAGCTTTAAAATGTTTATGGAGTTATAATGATGAATTTGTTCAACATAAAAGAAGATATGAAAAAGCTGATTTAATAGAAAAGATGGAAGAGGCTGGGTTTAAAATAAAAAGATGTACATATTATAATACGTTATTGTTTTTACCTATTCTTATTATTAGAAAAATTAAAAATATATTAAATATTAATAAACCTGATTTAAGTGAAACTCCGGATATGGGTATTATTAATAGTATATTAAAATTTATCTTTTTAAGTGAAGTAAAATTATTAAAAAAAATTAATTTGCCTATTGGTGTTTCGCTATTAATTATTGTATCAAAAAATAACTAATTTTTAGATGAGGTAAATTAATGAATATAAAAAATAAATTTAATAATTTAATTATTCAGTTTATAAAATTTGGATTAGTTGGTATTACTAATACAGTAATAACTTTAGGAATATATTATATATTAATTTATTTTGGTATTAATTATATGATATCATATACTAGTGGTTTTATTTTAGGAATTGTAAATTCATACTACTGGAATAACAAATATGTATTCGAAAAAATAAAATCAAATAATTTTAAATCTTTTATAAAGAATTTTATAAGTTATCTAGCTACATTTATTTTAAGTATTATATTATTAATGGTAATGGTTAGATATATGAGCATATCACAAGAAATTGCACCAATTTTAAATTTAATTATTACAATGGTGTTAAATTTTTTATTAAATAAATTTTGGATATTTAATTAACAATTACTCTTTATATAGAGTATGAAATGGAGGAGAAATATATGAAAAAGTTGTTTACTTCTGAATCAGTTACAGAAGGACATCCAGACAAAATGTGCGATCAGATTTCTGATGCAATACTTGATGCTATTCTTTCAGAAGATAAAATGGCAAGAGTTGCATGCGAAACATGTACAACAACAGGAATGGTCATGGTAATGGGAGAAATATCTACAAACTGTTATGTGGACATCCCTAAAGTAGTTAGACAAACAATAAGAGAAATAGGCTATGACAGAGCTAAATATGGTTTCGATTGTGATACATGCTCTGTTCTTACATCAATTGATGAGCAGTCATCAGATATAGCTCAAGGAGTTGATGGAGCTCTTGAATCAAGAAGCGGAGATAAAGATGAAGTAGATAAGGTAGGAGCTGGAGATCAGGGAATGATGTTTGGTTTTGCTACAAACGAAACAGACGATTATATGCCACTTCCTATTTCACTTGCACACAAACTTTCAAGAAGACTTACAGCAGTTAGAAAAAATGGAACATTACCTTATTTAAGACCAGATGGAAAAACACAGGTTACTATTGAATATGAAGATAATAAACCTAAGAGAGTTGATACAATAGTTATTTCTACTCAGCATAGTGAAAAAGTATCATTAGAGCAGATAGAAAAAGATATGAAACAGTATGTAATAAACGAAGTAGTTTCATCTGATCTTTTAGATGAAAATACAAAGTATTTTATAAACCCAACAGGCAGATTCGTTGTAGGAGGACCTCAAGGAGATTCTGGATTAACAGGAAGAAAGATAATTGTTGATACATATGGCGGATATGGAAGACACGGTGGTGGAGCTTTCTCAGGAAAAGATCCAACAAAGGTTGATAGATCTGCAGCATATGCAGCAAGATGGGTTGCTAAAAACCTTGTAGCAGCAGGAGTAGCTGATAAACTTGAAATTCAACTTGCTTATGCAATTGGAGTTGCTAGACCAGTATCAATTGAAGTTGAAACATTTGGAACTTCAAAGATTTCTGAAGAAGAAATTGTATCAATTGTTGAAAAAGTATTTGATTTAAGACCAGGTGCTATTATAAGAGATCTTGATTTAAGAAGACCTATATACAAGCAGGTTGCAGCTTATGGACATTTTGGAAGAAATGATTTAGATCTTCCTTGGGAAAAACTTGATAAAGTTGATGAAATAAAGAAATATTTGTAATTTTTAAGAAAGAAATAAATATGAAAATTTCAATAATCTGCCCACTCCACAATGGGCAAAACTACCTAAGAAAATTGAATAAATCCATTTTAAATCAGAATTTATTAGAGAACGCAGAGCTTGAGATAAAGTATGTTTTAACTAAAAGTCAGGATAAAACAAAAGATATTTTAGATGATATTGGAGCTTTTTATGTGGAGATAGAGCCATCAGAATTTTCTCATAGTAGAACACGTGAAATGATGTCTAAGAAAATTTCTGGCGATATTTTGGTTTTTATTTCCCAGGACATTAAAATTAAAGATGAATTTTGGCTAAAAAATTTGATTTCGCCTATTATATCTGGTGAATGTCAGGCAAGTTTCAGTCGTCAAGTTGGGATTGATAATGGAATTGAGAAATATACAAGAGAAAGAAATTATCCTAATGAATCGAGAATTGTATCTAAAGATGATATAGAAAAGTATCAGATAAGGACATTTTTCTATTCTGACGCATCTTCTGCTGTTAAGACTGAAATTTATAGAAAGCTTAATGCATATGATGGAAAGAATATGACAACTAACGAGGATATGTATTTTGCATACAAACTTATAAATGCAGGATATAAAATCAAATACTGTTCAGACTCTATCGTATATCATTCGCACAACTTTACATTTAGGCAGCTTTTTAAGAGATATTATGATACAGGAATATTTTTTAAAGATAATCCATATTTCTTAAATTTTAAGAGTAACGAAAGTGGATTTGATTTAGCAAGATATGTTTTTAAAAGGGCAGCTGAGGAAAGAAATATAAGAGTTCTTTTAAGACTTATTCCTGATTTTGCAACACGATTTATAGCTAAGTTTATTGGACAGCATTTTTCAAAGAGAAGATAGTGTTTTTTATATAAAAATATAATTACCTTAATCTACATAATACAAATATGTAGATTAAGGTAAAATTATTTAAAAATTTATTTGCCATATCTAGAATAATTATGTTTTTGTATTTCAGTAATTTCTATTCTTTTATTATCATCATGCTTTTTTAAGGCTTTATAAAATATTCTGCATGGAAATCCTGCTTTAGTTGAGAATGCAATATGAACTCTCTGCCCATCACTCATTTTGCCTCGATTACTTCTAAGTGCGTATGGATCTTTTGAGTCTTTTAATTCTTTTAGGCGACTTTCAATTATGCTCAAATCACGATATTGAAAATTTTTAACAACATATTTAATAACATTTAAAAAATTAATTGAATTTTTGTCTGCAGTATCTCTTTCTTTATCTGGGAGGTAGCTTGGAAGTTCTTCATATGATGGAGTGAATTTTCTGCCATATGTTTCTACGCTCAGCCATACGATTTGTGCTAATAATTTATAGATAAGTTTTTTGTTATTTTTGTATAGCATCAATCCTTCAATTCCTGCAAGAGCAATCCATCCAAAAGGTCCAGTAATAACTGCTAAAATTGATGTGGCAGTTGAATATGCTGCAAAGGGTATAGTTATTCTAATTTATTACTTTTAATGAAGCTATTTCATATCTTAACGTTTCATCATCCAGTTTGTTTAATCCATCAAATATATTAGGCATATTATCACATCTTTCTATAATTATGTAAAAATTTCATAATTATATTTTAGGACGTATATTGATTTTATGTCAACATTCAGTCCAAAAAGAGTATTATCTGGGAACTGATAAGCTATTTTAGGATATAATTACCTTACCTAAGCTACATAAAAAAATTATGTAACTTAAGGTAAAGTAATTATTTTTTTTATCTGGTTTACTGCATAAGTACCCCCGTAAACACTCCTGTCATTACGCCTTCTAAGGCACTGAGTTTTACCATCAATATTTTGTCCTTGATGTTTTAGTGTTAATATTTTTACTCAGCTTTACCCACTTAAAAAAAGTGCCAAAATACCACCGTGACTATTCATTTAAAGGCTCTATGGCTGCCACTCGCCCAATGTCGTCAACTTAAGAGAAAATGATAATTTAATAAAAAAAACACTTGACAATAGTGGAAAATTTTGCAGCCTCGCTATAGAGAAATAAATTTATAGCGAGGTTTTACATTATGAAAAATACTAGATTATTATCTTTAATTTTAAAAGAAACAAACGATTTAATTACTTCAAGTGAGTACAAAGAAGCATACAGCTTAGGTAACTCATTCTCAAGGAATAGAAAACTATCCTTTTCAAATACGGTTCATTTTATTTGCTCCGCATTGCGAAAATCCATCTCTTCTGAAATTGATAATTTTATTGAAGATCATAAATGTTTAAAATTTCCGTCAATAACAAAACAAGCATTTTCTAAGGCAAGACAAAATATATCACCAGAAGCCTTTAATGAATTATGCAGACTTTTTGTTGATAAATTTTATAGTATAAATAAAAATTTAAACACTTGGAATGGTTTTAATATTCTAGCTGTAGATGGAACTAGTCTACAAGTGCCAGATACAAAAGAATGTGGTGAATATTTTGGATTAAGCAGTAATCAAAATAAGACAAGAACTGCTATTGCGACGGCGTCAGCCTTATATGATGTATTAAATGACATTATTGTAGATGCTAGAATTACTAAATATAAGACAAGTGAAAGACATATTGCAAAACAACATATAGAGTCAATAGGAGATAAATTCTGTCCTCGAAAAAGCATTGTTATTTTTGATAGAGGCTATCCTTCATATGATATGTTTGATTATTTAAATTCCAAGAAATTACTATTTTTAATGCGAGTATCAACATCTTTTAAACTTGCACAATCAATAGATTCCCCTGACTTTATTTTAAAATATAAAGTTAAAGGTGAAATAAAAAAAATAAGAGTAGTAAAAGTTAAGCTGTCAGATGAGGTGACAGAAACTTTAGTGACTAACATCTATGATGATACTATTACGCCTTTAAAATTCAAAGAACTCTATTTCTTAAGATGGGGCGTTGAATCTAAATATAAAGAATTAAAATGCAGTCTTAAAATCGAAGAATTTTCAGGTACTAAGCCAATTGCCATAAAGCAAGATTTTTACGTTTCTATTTATTTATCGATGATTGCAGCTCTTATAAAAAAAGATGCCGATGCTGCGATATCAAATGATAATAAGGATAAAGATTTAAATTCAATATATCAATCAAATAGGAATTTTATTTTGGGACAGGTATTCAAACGAATTATAGCTTTATTAGTTAAATCTAGATTAAGAAATAAGCTGTTAGAATTAATACTTGAAAAAGCTATAAAAATACGCTCACAAATACGTTGCAACCGATCTTGTGAGCGCAAAAACAAACATCCAAGAAAAAAGCACCATCATAATATTAAATCCTGTTTTTAATATTAAATATAAATAAATACATATTTAAAATTCACTTTATCCAGTGGATTTATTTAGTGTACCATTTTTTAAGATAAATTAAAATAGACATCAAAAATGATTTCTTTCAATTTATTTTTGCATAGCTTAATCTACTAAGTTGACGACATTGGCCACTCGCCTAATTTATACATATTACCTAACGCTGCAGTT
It includes:
- a CDS encoding GtrA family protein; protein product: MNIKNKFNNLIIQFIKFGLVGITNTVITLGIYYILIYFGINYMISYTSGFILGIVNSYYWNNKYVFEKIKSNNFKSFIKNFISYLATFILSIILLMVMVRYMSISQEIAPILNLIITMVLNFLLNKFWIFN
- a CDS encoding glycosyltransferase family A protein → MYVSKVSVIMPCYNDGKYILESIASVKNQTYKNIELIIVNDGSTDEYTNNLLKSDELKNIKIINSKNLGPAHARNLAIKESEGKYILPLDSDDLIDKTYIEKAVKILDENNNVGVVYCRADLFGEKQGRWDLPDYSLKKMLLDNIVFVTSVFRKEDWVTVNGFDTKMKHGMEDYDFWLSILEIGREIYQIHEILFHYRIKKSSRTTEFQKNVNTVVDTYMQIYDNHPILYKKYYDIYAKILRKELINQIFANRLLKESTCVIEKMSKIRILKKIYKKIIKRS
- a CDS encoding methyltransferase domain-containing protein produces the protein MSKYDFDLDLDSSNTMSIIIKIIKPKSKILEFGPANGRLTKYLKNSMNCCVDIVEIDNNAGKEASQYSNKSFIGLENGDIEKYIWLDSLKNEKYDYIIFADVLEHLRNPQKVLFKCKKVLNDNGAILMSVPNIAHNSVIIDLLNNEFKYNKLGLLDNTHIRFFTIKSLLRMIDEAGYIATIQKALYSGVGTNEIVNTYNDVDRQISKELKKRKYGELYQFVFEIRKKEIIQKENINIDINLENRYSYKTMCYIMEDNDEQYSDDKSKTILINPKNSNELCFNLSDYKKIKQLRFDPLTCNCIIKINKIYGFKDDEEIDVKITTGNGLKIYDNIYIFNTEDPQINLKIVKNIDKLVIDCNFIDFDCDIIGDYYKLFCIIGEDYDSQIHKLVENYDTKIKLEEEKISKAIEEKNKNVNLVEEQNKKIEMLNNILDKKTRYIKDIEESRGWKLLCKFKSIFNK
- a CDS encoding glycosyltransferase family 2 protein; this translates as MKISIICPLHNGQNYLRKLNKSILNQNLLENAELEIKYVLTKSQDKTKDILDDIGAFYVEIEPSEFSHSRTREMMSKKISGDILVFISQDIKIKDEFWLKNLISPIISGECQASFSRQVGIDNGIEKYTRERNYPNESRIVSKDDIEKYQIRTFFYSDASSAVKTEIYRKLNAYDGKNMTTNEDMYFAYKLINAGYKIKYCSDSIVYHSHNFTFRQLFKRYYDTGIFFKDNPYFLNFKSNESGFDLARYVFKRAAEERNIRVLLRLIPDFATRFIAKFIGQHFSKRR
- a CDS encoding glycosyltransferase family 2 protein; amino-acid sequence: MDILSLIIPCFNEQESLPILYDALCDVTKKMKEEEFEFIFIDDGSKDETEKVIQDFYKKDSRVRFISFSRNFGKEAAMYAGFNAAKGDYVAVMDADMQDPPSLLPEMYKYVSSGEYDSVATRRVTREGEPKIRSFFARMFYKLINKISDADIVDGARDFRLMTRQMVNSILSMKEYNRFSKGIYGWVGFKTKWIAFKNVERVAGETKWSFWKLFLYSLEGIIGFSTKPLAIASILGIFLCFAAFIFMIYIIIINIIYSNPVSGWASLSCMILFASGIQLFCMGIIGQYLSKTYLEAKKRPIYIVKETEITYKNKINKNFDNLVDQIENMSN
- a CDS encoding glycosyltransferase; translated protein: MVICTSICANYLPKALVLAKSVKKYIKDATFVVSLVEREIPKYAKEHKEFDYVVLGKDLGYGNFDRFIFKHSIVEASTAVKGQLFRFLYEKFPDENQFIYLDPDVRVYDDFTELKELLNVRPIIVCPHLLEPGNVDMELSSTAHGVYNLGFLAVNRSEEAQKFINWWAERLHLFCYDDIQKGIFTDQKWIDLAPCFFDVEIFKHKGYDFATWSLMNSDVNVKNNKIYIGNDPLRFIHFSGYDSGTIDWAIDKWLPNKEKNPFVNLYKEYSTELSDAGQAQIGKSLWTYQNYNSGEKISNKIREEYRKDYDLQYSIESPFEYSNEWFQSKLNINTNSGGIIAKSIKVCKEEGIIAFIKKALKKLLK
- the metK gene encoding methionine adenosyltransferase, which produces MKKLFTSESVTEGHPDKMCDQISDAILDAILSEDKMARVACETCTTTGMVMVMGEISTNCYVDIPKVVRQTIREIGYDRAKYGFDCDTCSVLTSIDEQSSDIAQGVDGALESRSGDKDEVDKVGAGDQGMMFGFATNETDDYMPLPISLAHKLSRRLTAVRKNGTLPYLRPDGKTQVTIEYEDNKPKRVDTIVISTQHSEKVSLEQIEKDMKQYVINEVVSSDLLDENTKYFINPTGRFVVGGPQGDSGLTGRKIIVDTYGGYGRHGGGAFSGKDPTKVDRSAAYAARWVAKNLVAAGVADKLEIQLAYAIGVARPVSIEVETFGTSKISEEEIVSIVEKVFDLRPGAIIRDLDLRRPIYKQVAAYGHFGRNDLDLPWEKLDKVDEIKKYL
- a CDS encoding glucosyltransferase domain-containing protein, translating into MNIRKYTLNFYRYIYNNRISFLIPTLLIFLIYGNEIYKIDMRIDTENMINQPNKSSAFCSLGRQGIALTKLLFDQLNFNPYFSMSIGLLVLSFSMITLSYLLDKIGNIKPLHSIIMFLIFIIHPIWAEQFYFRNQFLEINVGLLLTILAVGISYYSIIKHNNLFKFLSIIIMIWSFSTYQTFVILYIALCIICFMLYYRNNIKLNINKCNIKLIFELIVLFMVAFLINTIITKMFFVKDIPYLNSQIQWNQENFLICIKNILKNIKNIILGKGIFYSITYTISLIIMLIFSFNYIIINRKKKDIILYLVSTILLEICPFLLTIYTANQPVYRSQFVLPFVISCNIIIILLFVYKKRYSPILIYFFIAVTFILQMQTVLRLEYTDQVRYEQDAVLANQIVDRISLETNSNINKPVAFVGAMNAKLNASCVEGETIGKSIFNWNAEELPHYQCSSVRICSSINNLGINIRNVSVNQMQEARTEAQNMTSWPSKGCIRDNGDFIIIKLSEDKWYFSDMATAYSTKYNNKIIKFEDKQTYSIDSFSLENNEVKIGGWFIDKEVDSDDIKINIYLLNDENSNIFEINTGRQTRTDVTSYFKDGTNYDNSGFITKGDLSNLGSDISKYRIIIGYTHNDQEKFVDTKHYLNN
- a CDS encoding class I SAM-dependent methyltransferase, translating into MKKEAYAELIRTQKTHWWFCGKRAIVQYFFKKYNTLKNPRILDLGCGTGALLEMLEKDGQVSGLEYEKSAVEYCNKNFGDKVKQGSLPDDIPFHENGFDVLVSCDVLEHVEDDKKSIKKIYNLLSDEGIAIITVPALKCLWSYNDEFVQHKRRYEKADLIEKMEEAGFKIKRCTYYNTLLFLPILIIRKIKNILNINKPDLSETPDMGIINSILKFIFLSEVKLLKKINLPIGVSLLIIVSKNN